In Clostridium sp. JN-1, one genomic interval encodes:
- a CDS encoding serine/threonine protein kinase, with translation MENINLDDCKYLGHGENGKVYLMPNGKAIKICKNEEVCKEEYEVLKIAKKKKSHYFPKIYKRDGNIMIREYVDGKNLREYIKKNGLSKKLAVNLIKMIEEFKKLGFKRLDMRGAHIYVVKNEKVKVIDPSMQLIKEVKYPRRMLKDLKKLEVQKKFYRVLKKKRPKLYHDWRKLEKRNN, from the coding sequence ATGGAAAACATCAATTTAGACGATTGTAAATACTTGGGACATGGAGAAAATGGAAAAGTTTATTTAATGCCTAATGGAAAAGCAATCAAAATATGTAAGAATGAAGAGGTTTGTAAGGAAGAATATGAAGTACTTAAAATAGCAAAAAAGAAGAAAAGTCATTATTTCCCTAAAATATATAAAAGAGATGGAAATATAATGATAAGAGAATATGTGGATGGAAAAAACTTGAGGGAATATATTAAAAAGAATGGCTTAAGTAAAAAATTAGCTGTTAATTTAATTAAGATGATTGAAGAATTTAAAAAATTAGGCTTTAAAAGATTAGATATGAGAGGGGCACATATATATGTCGTTAAAAATGAAAAAGTAAAGGTTATAGATCCCTCAATGCAGCTTATAAAAGAAGTAAAATATCCTAGAAGAATGCTTAAGGATTTAAAAAAACTAGAAGTACAAAAAAAGTTTTATAGAGTTTTAAAGAAAAAGAGACCAAAGTTATATCATGATTGGAGGAAACTTGAAAAGCGTAATAACTGA